AAGGGCCTCGATCGGGCCCTCGTCGTCGCCGATGATGCGAGCGCCGAGTGGAACGCGACGAAGGTCGCGTCCGCCCTGGCTGGCCTCGTCCGCAGGGTCGACGATGTCGAGGTCGTCCTCGCGGGCGATTCCTCAATCGATGAGGGCGCCCGGATCGTCCCGGCGATCCTCGCCGGCCACCTCGGCTGGCCCTGCTTCCAGGACGTGCTCGGCGTTCAGAAGACCGCGGATGGCGTCACCGTCATCCAGGCCGTCACCGGCGGCACCCGCACGATCGACATCACCGGACCGGCCGTCCTCGCGGCCACGTCCGACGCGGTCGAGGTCAAGGCGGCCTCGATGAAGGACATCCTCGCCGCCGGCAAGAAGCCGCTCGAGGAGGCCACGGCCGACGAAGTGGGCGTGTCCGACGCCGCCGTCACGGTCACCGACCGCAGCAGGCCCGCCCCGCAGGCGCGTAAGAACGATATCCGCAGCTCCGCCGACGCAGCCGGCCTGGCCGGCGAGCTCCGCGCAGCAGGCATTCTCTAGAAAGAAGATGAACATGGCACAGATTTGGCTTATTGCAGTGAACCCCGACGTCGCGAACCTTCTTGAGCTCGCCGCGGGCCGACCCGTCACCGCCGTCACCCTCGGCGCGGACATCCCGGGCGCCGCCCGGCAGATCGTCATCCCCGTCGCCGAGGGCACGCCCGCCGAGGCGGCCGCCCCGGCCGTCGCCGAGGCGATCACGGCCGAACCCGGCGACATCATCCTCGCCGCGAACCGCTCCGCGGAGCGCGTCCTCGCCGGTGCGGTCGCCGCGAAGCTCGACGCGCCCGTCCTCTCGGGCGTCACGGCGATCGGTGACGGCACTGCCCGCCTCGCCCGCTACGGCGGCATCGTCGAGGAGACCGTCTCCTTCGAGTCCGCGGTCGTCGCGGTCGCGGATGGCGGCACGACCCCCGTGGGCGACGTCCCCGCGTCGGAGACAGGCCCCGCAACCGTCCACGCCGCCGTCGTCACCTCGACGAGCCGCTCCGATGGCGAGTCCGTCAACCTCGCGGCCGCGAA
This is a stretch of genomic DNA from Flaviflexus salsibiostraticola. It encodes these proteins:
- a CDS encoding electron transfer flavoprotein subunit beta/FixA family protein; this translates as MSVVVAYKYAFNPQDASVGADGQIDWSRAKPAVSEYDPVAIGLARTIAGDGEVVGVSVGTAAVASSMAKKNAISKGLDRALVVADDASAEWNATKVASALAGLVRRVDDVEVVLAGDSSIDEGARIVPAILAGHLGWPCFQDVLGVQKTADGVTVIQAVTGGTRTIDITGPAVLAATSDAVEVKAASMKDILAAGKKPLEEATADEVGVSDAAVTVTDRSRPAPQARKNDIRSSADAAGLAGELRAAGIL
- a CDS encoding electron transfer flavoprotein subunit alpha/FixB family protein, whose product is MAQIWLIAVNPDVANLLELAAGRPVTAVTLGADIPGAARQIVIPVAEGTPAEAAAPAVAEAITAEPGDIILAANRSAERVLAGAVAAKLDAPVLSGVTAIGDGTARLARYGGIVEETVSFESAVVAVADGGTTPVGDVPASETGPATVHAAVVTSTSRSDGESVNLAAAKRIVAVGRGFKSEEDLRLAEDFAKAIGAEIACSRPLSEGTEWLPRDRYIGITGQHVAPEVYVAIGISGQMQHTAGMAGSGTVISINSDDKAPMFSQSDYGIVGDLYEVLPALTEALA